The following are encoded in a window of Panthera leo isolate Ple1 chromosome B2, P.leo_Ple1_pat1.1, whole genome shotgun sequence genomic DNA:
- the IER3 gene encoding radiation-inducible immediate-early gene IEX-1 translates to MCHSRSSLPTMTVLRAPTPVSSTSPGPRRGSGPEIFTFDPLPEPAVAPAARPSASRGHRKRSRRVLYPRVVRRQLPVEDPNPAKRLLFLLLTVIFCQILMAEEGVPAPLAPEDTSSGASATPTPAPPVLESLNLTSEPSDYALDLSTFLQQHPAAF, encoded by the exons ATGTGTCACTCTcgcagctccctccccaccatgaCCGTTCTGCGGGCCCCAACCCCTGTCTCCTCCACCAGCCCCGGACCCCGGCGGGGATCTGGTCCTGAGATCTTCACCTTCGACCCTCTCCCGGAGCCCGCGGTGGCCCCTGCCGCGCGCCCCAGCGCCTCCCGCGGGCATCGAAAGCGCAGCCGTAGGGTCCTGTACCCACGAGTG GTCCGGCGCCAGCTGCCAGTCGAGGATCCGAACCCTGCCAAAAGgctcctttttcttctgcttaccgTCATCTTCTGCCAGATCCTGATGGCTGAAGAGGGTGTGCCGGCACCCTTGGCTCCAGAGGACACCTCCAGCGGCGCATCCGCCACGCCCACCCCTGCGCCCCCGGTCCTCGAGTCCCTTAATCTGACCTCTGAGCCCTCGGACTACGCTCTGGACCTCAGCACATTTCTCCAGCAACACCCGGCCGCCTTCTAA
- the FLOT1 gene encoding flotillin-1 translates to MFFTCGPNEAMVVSGFCRSPPVMVAGGRVFVLPCIQQIQRISLNTLTLNVKSEKVYTRHGVPISVTGIAQVKIQGQNKEMLAAACQMFLGKTEAEIAHIALETLEGHQRAIMAHMTVEEIYKDRQKFSEQVFKVASSDLVNMGISVVSYTLKDIHDDQDYLHSLGKARTAQVQKDARIGEAEAKRDAGIREAKAKQEKVSAQYLSEIEMAKAQRDYELKKAAYDIEVNTRRAQADLAYQLQVAKTKQQIEEQRVQVQVVERAQQVAVQEQEIARREKELEARVRKPAEAERYKLERLAEAEKSQLIMQAEAEAESVRMRGEAEAFAIGARARAEAEQMAKKAEAFQLYQEAAQLDMLLEKLPQVAEEISGPLTSAKKITLVSSGGGAMGAAKVTGEVLDILSRLPESVERLTGVSISQVNHKPLRTA, encoded by the exons ATGTTTTTCACCTGTGGCCCAAATGAGGCCATGGTGGTCTCCG GTTTCTGCAGAAGCCCCCCAGTCATGGTAGCTGGAGGGCGTGTTTTTGTTCTGCCCTGCATCCAGCAAATCCAGAG GATCTCTCTCAACACACTGACCCTCAATGTCAAGAGTGAAAAGGTTTACACTCGCCATGGGGTCCCCATCTCAGTCACTGGCATTGCCCAG GTGAAAATCCAGGGGCAGAACAAGGAGATGTTGGCAGCTGCCTGCCAGATGTTCCTGGGGAAGACAGAGGCTGAGATTGCCCATATTGCACTGGAGACTCTGGAGGGCCACCAGAGGGCTATCATGGCCCACATGACTGTGGAG GAAATCTATAAGGACAGGCAGAAATTCTCAGAGCAAGTTTTCAAAGTGGCCTCCTCAGACCTGGTCAACATGGGCATCAGTGTGGTTAGCTATACCCTGAAGGACATTCATGATGATCAG GATTATTTGCACTCTTTAGGGAAGGCTCGAACCGCTCAAGTCCAAAAAGATGCTCGGATTGGGGAAGCAGAAGCCAAAAGAGATGCTGGGATCCGG GAGGCCAAAGCCAAGCAGGAAAAGGTGTCTGCTCAGTACCTGAGTGAGATCGAGATGGCCAAAGCACAGAGAGACTATGAGCTAAAGAAGGCTGCATATGACATCGAGGTCAACACCCGCCGAGCACAGGCTGACTTGGCCTATCAGCTTCAG GTGGCCAAGACTAAGCAGCAGATCGAGGAGCAGCGGGTACAGGTGCAGGTGGTGGAGCGGGCCCAGCAGGTGGCAGTGCAGGAACAGGAGATCGCCCGCCGAGAGAAGGAGCTGGAGGCCCGAGTTCGGAAGCCAGCCGAGGCTGAGCGCTACAAGCTGGAGCGCCTAGCTGAGGCAGAGAA GTCTCAACTGATTATGCAGGCTGAGGCAGAAGCTGAATCTGTGAGG ATGCGTGGGGAGGCTGAGGCCTTTGCCATAGGGGCTCGAGCCCGGGCCGAGGCTGAGCAGATGGCCAAGAAAGCGGAAGCATTCCAGCTGTACCAGGAGGCTGCTCAGCTGGACATGCTGCTGGAGAAGCTGCCCCAG GTAGCAGAGGAGATCAGTGGTCCCTTGACCTCTGCCAAAAAGATCACACTGGTGTCCAGTGGAGGCGGGGCCATGGGGGCGGCCAAAGTGACGGGGGAAGTACTGGACATACTGAGCCGCTTGCCAGAGAGCGTGGAAAGACTCACAGGCGTCAGCATCTCCCAG